Genomic DNA from Amycolatopsis alba DSM 44262:
CCGGGGCGCCGACCCGCTCGGCGAACCAGGGCGCGCCCTCGGCGTGGTCCGGATGGTGGTGGGTCAGGACGATCAGCTCGACGGCGCCGGTTTCCGCCAGCAGGGTCAGATGCTCGACGTCCTCGTGACCGGGGTCGACGACCACGGAACCGGACGCGCCCGGCCCGCGCAGCACCCAGGAATTGGTGCCTTCCAACGTCATCGATGACGGGTTGTGCTCCAGCAGCACGGAAGCCGTCGGCGTCACCTGGCGCAGTACGCCGTACGCGGGGGCGCTCATGCCGGGTCCATGACGACGCGGACCTTGTCACCGTCGCGCACCAGCGTCGGCATGATCTTCACGATCTCGCGTTCGACGGCTTGCACCGTGGCCGCCGAGTCGAACTCGCCCAGTTCGGCGAGGGTGATCCAGGTCGGTGGCATGAGCATGCGGCGCCCTTCCTTGGCGTCGGCGATGGCCTCTTCCGGGCGCTGCCAGCCGGTGCTGACGGCCTCGGAGGTGGCGCTGTCCGCCTCCTGCCCCTCGGGCAGCACGGCGACGAAGAAGCAGGTGTCGTAGCGGCGCGGTTCCTGGGGCGGCGTGAGCCAGTTCGCCCACGGGCGCAGGAGATCCGCGCGCAGCGTCAGGCCGTTCGCCTCGAGGAACGCGGCGAGCGAGAGTTCGCGGGAGACCAGCTTTTCGCGGGCGTCCTGGTACGGCGTCGTGTCGGTGACGACGGCGTCCCCGATGCTCGCGAGCAGCACGCCCGACTCTTCGAACATCTCCCGCACGGCCGCGCACACCAGCGCGCGGGCGAGCGGTTCCCCGCAGCCGAAGCGTTCCGCCCACCAGGCGGGCTCCGGGCCCGCCCAGCTCACCGAAGCGTCGACATCGCGGTCATCCACGCCGCCGCCGGGGAAGACGGTCATCCCGCCCGCGAACGGCATGCCCTTCACCCGATGCTGCAGGAAGACCTCGACGCCTCGCGCGCCGTCACGGAGGAGGATCACGGTCGCCGCGTCCTTGGGCGTCACCGGCTCGCCGCCGGCGTTGGCGCGGGTGCCCACCCCGGCCCCCACCGGGATGTCGAATGTCAGTTCTTCAGCCACACCCGCAACCTAACATCGCAATTCGTCCTCCAGTTGCGATAGTTGCGCGTGCAACCACCGCATCCAGAGGACGAATCGCGTGGGACTTGCTAGGACCAGCTGCTCCCGCTGCTGCGCGAAGCGCCGTTCAGCCTGATCTTCGCCGCTTCGGCGCGCTCCCGTTCGGCGAGCTCGGCGTGCAGCTCGCGCAGGAGCGCGCGGTCGCGCTCGCTCAGGCTGGGATCGTCGAGGTCGAGAGCGGGCAGCTCGACGACCTCGTGCATGCTCGGCTTGCCCGAGGCGATCTCGCGACCCTTTTCGGGGTCCTCCTTGAGCGCCTGGCGCAGCTGCGCCACCTCGGCCGGGGTCAGGTCGGCCGTGCGCTCGGCGCGGGTCTCCGCCCGCGACTTGCGCGGCAGCGCCGGCTCCTGGGACGACAGCGGTGCGGCGGGCGCGGGCGCCTGCTGCACGATCGGCACCACCGGAGCGATCGGCTCGACCGGTTCGTGGCCACCACTGCCCACCGGCCGCAACCCGTGCCTGCTCGGCTGCTCCTTGGCAGGCTCGGGAGCCGGGGCGGGCGCGGCAGGCGGAGTCACCGGCTCGGACCGAAAGTCACTGGAGTGGGTACTCCCGGTGACCCAGACAGGACTCGCGGCCGACGAAGCGGCCTGGTGATAGGCGGACCGGGCGACGCCGGGTCCCGCGACCTCGACGACCGAGCGGATGCCCGCGCGGCGAAGCGCGGTGTCCACGCGGAACGCGACCGCGGGCGGGTTGCCCTCCGGGCCGATCTCGACCAGGACGACCCGCTGCGGCAACGCGCCGGGCACGCTGCCCGCGGGTGTGTTCCGCCACACCGCGTGCACCGACCGGACGTCCGGCAGCACCTGCAGGGTGCGGTCGAGCGCCTCGGCGAGGCCGAATTCGGGGGTGTTCTCACCGGTGAACCGGTGGGTGAGCACCGACTCGTCCTCCTCGACGAGCAGGTCGTTCGCCAGGGTGGCGTCGGACCGGCTCATTTCGAGGACGAGCGCGAGTTCACGCTGTTCGGACGAGCTCACCGGGATCTTCCCCGCGATCAGGGTGCCGGTGGTGAGCTCCACCGCTTCGTCGATGTGCGCACGCGCGATCAGCTCACGCGCTTCGGTCAAAGCACTGTCGTCGATTCGACCCGCCAGGGCCAGTAACAGGTTGTGCAGGCGCAGGGGCACCGAGAACCCGTCCATGGGCGGGCCGTCGTGGACCTCCACCATTGCTCTGCTCCCTCCCGGCTCGCCTGGTGGTGCGAGCGTTAAGCGGCGACCAGCCGACTTCCGGTGTCCACCGCGCCCACGCAGACCAGTTCGGAGCTGGCGAGCGCGGTGCGGTGATAGCCGGTGAGATCGATGCTCGGCGGGAGAACCTCGACGCCGGGCTCCTCGTCACCGAGCACGCGCAGGACGCGCTGCAGTTCGCCCGTCAGCCTCGGCAGACCGTTGAGCGCCGTGACCAGGAGGACTCGTTTCGCCCCACCCTCGCCGACCACACCGAGGTGTCGCCAGCTTTGCCGCACTTCACCCACGTCCGGCCGCCCCCGCAACGTTGCGTGGATCAATACGGACACAGAGTCGACGGAGTTCACCCATTCGGGCGCACTCTGCGTGAATGTGTACCTGGTCTCGGTGACGTCGTCTACCCCCAGGGTGGAACTCACCTGATGCCAGTCGGCCCCGTGAGGAATAAGCCCGGCGACTAGCAGGCGATACTCGGTTTGGTCCAGATCGATCCTGTGCTTAAGCAAAGACCGGGGAAGGGTCCGCGCGAGCGTGCCCATCGCGCCCTCGCCCAGCCAGTCGCGGAACCGCCACAGGAGCTGGTCCGGCAGCCGTCCGGCCAGCCGGAGCAGGAGCTCGTGCGAGGACCTCTCGATGTCCGGGTCCATCACTTCACCTCCACGATCAGTTCGATCTCGACCGGCGCCCCGATCGGCAGCTCGGCGACGCCGACGGCCGAACGGGCGTGGATACCCGCCTCACCGAAGATCTCGCCGAGCAGCTCGGACGCCCCGTTGATCACCGCGGGCTGGCCGGTGAAGCCCTCCGCGGACGCCACGAACCCGACGACCTTGACCACCCGCGCGATGTTGTCGATCCCGGCGACCGAGTCGACCGCGGCGAGGGCGTTGAGGATCGACGTCCGCGCGTACTGCTTCGCCTCTTCGGGGCTGACCTCGGCGCCGACCTTGCCGGTCGCTTCGAGCTCGCCCTTGACGAAGGGCAGCTGCCCGGACGTGTAGACGTACGAACCGGTGCGGACGGCGGGCACGTAGGCCGCCAGCGGCGCGGCGACGCCGGGCAGTTCGATACCGAGCTCGGCGAGTCGATCGCTCCAGGTCATGGCTTCAATCCCTCAGTTCTTGGCTCGTTTGAGGTAGGCGACGTGCTGCTCCCCGGTCGGGTTCGGGAGCACGGTGACGAGCTCCCAGCCGTCCTCGCCCCACTGGTCGAGGATCTGCTTGGTGGCATGGATCAACAGGGGGACGGTCGCGTACTCCCACTTGGCGTCGCTCATGTCCGGGAGCGTAGCCAAACCGGCAAGGGCGCCCGACACACATGCGGAAAACCCTCTCGCGACCGGCTCGCCGATTTCCCGTCGATGTGTTTCACTTCACACTTACTCGGGAGTAGATAGGACGTTGACATGCGGACGACGAAGTCCCTTGCCGTCGCCTTCCTGGCCGCGGCCCTTGCCCTGATCTGCGCTTCACCGGCGGGCGCCGACGGGAAACTTCCCGTTCCGTGGACCCTCGCGGCGGCACTGCCCGCGCAGGCGGCGAACCCCGGCGGCCCGCCACCCGGCGCGAACGACTTCGGCTGCCGTCCCGGCGACGCCCATCCGAACCCGGTCGTGCTCGCCCACGGCCTCGGCGCCAACCAGACGGTGAACTGGCAGACGTTCGGCCCCCTGCTCAAGAACAACGGGTACTGCGTCTTCTCCCTGACCTACGGGGTCCCCGGCGAGCCGCTGCCGATCTATCAGCCCGGCGGACTCCTTCCGATGGAACAGAGCGCGAAGGAGCTCTCGGCGTTCGTCGACAAGGTGCTCGGCGCGACCGGCGCGTCCAAGGTGGACCTCCTCGGACATTCCGAGGGCACGCTGATGCCTTCCTATTACGTGAAGTTCCTCGGCGGAGCGTCCAAAGTGGACAAGTACGTCAGCCTGACCCCGCTTTGGGACGGCACGACACTGTTCGGCGCGTCGCAGCTGTACGCGCTCGCCGGCGTGCTGGGGCTGGCGCCAGGGTTCAACGGCATCCTCGACCCGGTCTGCGGATCGTGCCGCCCGTTCCTGCGCGGCTCGGAATTCCTCACGAACCTGCGCTCCGGCAACGGGATCTTCCAGCCCGGCGTGACGTACACGAACATCATGACCCGCTACGACGAAGCCGTCGTGCCGTACACGAGCGGGATGGGCAAGGGCGCCAACGTCAAGAACATCGTCCTCCAGGACAGCTGCCTGCTGGACCTGGCGGAGCACGCCGGGGTCGCCGCCGACCGCAACGCGGCCGGGCACGTCCTCAACGCGCTCGACCCCACGCACGCGAAGCCCGTGCCGTGCGTGCCCGCGACCCCCATCGGAAGCTGACCCGCTCCCACGTGATCAGACGCCGATCTCACGTGATTGAAGACGGAACTCGCGTGCTTGAAGGCGGAACTCGCGTGATCCGGCCCCAAGCACGCGAGATCGGTGCTCAAGCACGTGAGATCGGTGCCCGATCACGCGCATGACGGGCGCTACGGTGGGCCTGTGGAGACCTGGCGTGTGGTCGCGACCGTCCTGCTCGCCGCGGCCGGGCTGCCGCTGGTGCTGGTCCTGATGGCCAAGGCACGGGACCGCCGGAACAGCTCGGGAACGGTCGCGATCACCGGCGCGGTGACCCTCGTCGTCCTCCTGCTGCTCGGTGTGGTGATGCTCACGGTGCTGCCCGGCGTCCTGACCTGGGGCATCGTCGCCGTGGTCACGGCCGCGCTCGGCGTCATGATGCTGGCAAGCTGACCACTCAATTAGGGTGGGACCGGTGAGCACACCCCTTGCCGGCTGGACCGACGAACTCGCGAGAGCCAGGCTGCATTTCGTCACCGGCAAGGGCGGGACGGGCAAGACCACGCTCGCCGCCTCGCTGGGCCTCGCGCTCGCCAAGGGCGGGCGCCGGGTCCTGCTGATCGAGGTCGAAGGCCGCCAGGGCATCGCCCAGCTCTTCGACACCGAGCCGCTGCCGTACGCCGAGCAGCGCATCGCGGCCGTCCCCGGCGGCGGTGAGCTGCGCGCACTGCACATCGACGTCGAAGCCGCGCTCCTCGAGTACTTCGAGATGTTCTACAACCTCGGCTTCGCGGGGCGGACGCTGCGGCGGATGGGCGCGATCGAGTTCGCGACCACACTCGCGCCGGGTCTGCGCGACGTCCTGCTCACCGGGAAGATCAAGGAATGCGTCGGCCGCACCGAATCGGACGGCCGCCACACCTATGACGCCGTCGTCGTCGACTCGCCGCCCACCGGCCGGGTCGTGAAGTTCCTCGACGTCACCAAGGCGCTGACCGATCTCGCCAAGACCGGCCCGATCCGCGGCCAGGCCGACGGCGTCGTCCGGCTGCTGCACTCCGGCGAGACCGCCGTCCACCTGGTGACGCTGCTGGAAGAGATGCCCGTGCGGGAGACCGTCGAAGCGGTCGCCGAACTCGACGGCGCCGATCTGCGTCCCGGCGCGGTGCTGGTCAACCGGGTCCGCCCGCCGCGGCTGCCCGCCCGTTCGGTGACGGCCGCCGCGGACGGCCGTGTCGACGCCTCACGCGTCCGCGCCGGGCTCGTGTCGGCCGGGCTGGACCTGCCCGAAAGCACCCTCGACGCGCTGGTCGAAGAGACCGTCGAGCACGCCGTCCGGGTCGCCGCGGAGCAGCGCGCCCGCGAGCAGCTGTCCGAAGCGGATCTGCCGGGTCTCGAACTGCCGGAGCTGACCGGCGGCGTCGACGTCGCGGCGCTCTACGACCTCGCCGAAGCGCTGACCGAGCAGGGAGTGCGCTGATGTCGGACATCCTGGAGATCGACAAGCTGATCGACGATCCCGAAAGCCGGGTCATCGTCTGCTGCGGATCCGGCGGGGTCGGCAAGACGACCACCGCGGCGGCGCTGGCGTTGCGCGCGGCCGAACGCGGACGGCAGACGGTGGTCCTCACCATCGACCCGGCACGGCGGCTGGCGCAGGCGCTCGGCCTGCGCGAACTGGGCAATCACCCGAAGCAGGTGCAGGTCGAGGGCTTCGAACCCAAGGGCGAACTCTGGGCGATGATGCTCGACATGCGCCGCACCTTCGACGACATGGTGCGCGTGCACGCCGGCCCGGAACGCGCCGAGCAGCTGCTGCAGAACCCCTTCTACCAGACCATTTCCACGTCGTTCTCCGGCACGCAGGAGTACATGGCGATGGAGAAACTCGGTCAGCTCGCGGCGACCGACGAGTGGGATCTGATCATCGTCGACACGCCGCCGAGCCGGTCCGCGCTGGACTTCCTCGACGCGCCGACGCGGCTTTCCAGCGCGCTCGACGGCCGGATGATCCGGCTGCTCACCGGTCCGGCCAAGGCGGGCGG
This window encodes:
- a CDS encoding ArsA-related P-loop ATPase — its product is MSTPLAGWTDELARARLHFVTGKGGTGKTTLAASLGLALAKGGRRVLLIEVEGRQGIAQLFDTEPLPYAEQRIAAVPGGGELRALHIDVEAALLEYFEMFYNLGFAGRTLRRMGAIEFATTLAPGLRDVLLTGKIKECVGRTESDGRHTYDAVVVDSPPTGRVVKFLDVTKALTDLAKTGPIRGQADGVVRLLHSGETAVHLVTLLEEMPVRETVEAVAELDGADLRPGAVLVNRVRPPRLPARSVTAAADGRVDASRVRAGLVSAGLDLPESTLDALVEETVEHAVRVAAEQRAREQLSEADLPGLELPELTGGVDVAALYDLAEALTEQGVR
- a CDS encoding NUDIX hydrolase, which codes for MAEELTFDIPVGAGVGTRANAGGEPVTPKDAATVILLRDGARGVEVFLQHRVKGMPFAGGMTVFPGGGVDDRDVDASVSWAGPEPAWWAERFGCGEPLARALVCAAVREMFEESGVLLASIGDAVVTDTTPYQDAREKLVSRELSLAAFLEANGLTLRADLLRPWANWLTPPQEPRRYDTCFFVAVLPEGQEADSATSEAVSTGWQRPEEAIADAKEGRRMLMPPTWITLAELGEFDSAATVQAVEREIVKIMPTLVRDGDKVRVVMDPA
- a CDS encoding RidA family protein; translation: MTWSDRLAELGIELPGVAAPLAAYVPAVRTGSYVYTSGQLPFVKGELEATGKVGAEVSPEEAKQYARTSILNALAAVDSVAGIDNIARVVKVVGFVASAEGFTGQPAVINGASELLGEIFGEAGIHARSAVGVAELPIGAPVEIELIVEVK
- a CDS encoding esterase/lipase family protein: MRTTKSLAVAFLAAALALICASPAGADGKLPVPWTLAAALPAQAANPGGPPPGANDFGCRPGDAHPNPVVLAHGLGANQTVNWQTFGPLLKNNGYCVFSLTYGVPGEPLPIYQPGGLLPMEQSAKELSAFVDKVLGATGASKVDLLGHSEGTLMPSYYVKFLGGASKVDKYVSLTPLWDGTTLFGASQLYALAGVLGLAPGFNGILDPVCGSCRPFLRGSEFLTNLRSGNGIFQPGVTYTNIMTRYDEAVVPYTSGMGKGANVKNIVLQDSCLLDLAEHAGVAADRNAAGHVLNALDPTHAKPVPCVPATPIGS
- a CDS encoding ArsA family ATPase; its protein translation is MSDILEIDKLIDDPESRVIVCCGSGGVGKTTTAAALALRAAERGRQTVVLTIDPARRLAQALGLRELGNHPKQVQVEGFEPKGELWAMMLDMRRTFDDMVRVHAGPERAEQLLQNPFYQTISTSFSGTQEYMAMEKLGQLAATDEWDLIIVDTPPSRSALDFLDAPTRLSSALDGRMIRLLTGPAKAGGWGLRKVVNAGFSMFAKAVSTIIGGQLLTDASAFMQAFDSMFGGFRERARKTSELLRSGGTSFLVVAAPEPDALREASYFVERLSEESMPLAGLVANRTHPVLAPLSSAEAVAAAEQLAKGETSAPLAEAVLRLHADRVALAERETRLLARFTRAHPEVPLVRVPALAGDVHDLEGLRDIGTRFATQS
- a CDS encoding DUF4177 domain-containing protein, translated to MSDAKWEYATVPLLIHATKQILDQWGEDGWELVTVLPNPTGEQHVAYLKRAKN